A window of the Scandinavium goeteborgense genome harbors these coding sequences:
- the prc gene encoding carboxy terminal-processing peptidase: protein MNNFFKVTALAGMLVMAGQSFAVDDITRANQIPVLKEEAQHATVSERVTSRFTRSHYRQFDLDNAFSAKIFDRFLNLLDYSHNVLLASDVSQYDARKSQVGDELRSGKLDVFYDLYNLAQKRRFERYQYALKVLERPMDFTGNDTYNLDRTKSPWPKDEAELNALWDGKVKYDELSLKLAGKDEKEIRETLTRRYKFAIRRLAQTNSEDVFSLAMTAFAHEIDPHTNYLSPRNTEQFNTEMSLSLEGIGAVLQMDDDYTMINSMVAGGPAAKSKAISVGDRIVGVGQTGKGMVDVIGWRLDDVVALIKGPKGSKVRLEILPAGKGTKTRTITLTRERIRLEDRAVKMSVKNVGKEKVGVLDIPGFYVGLTDDVKVQLQKLEKQNVTSVVIDLRSNGGGALTEAVSLSGLFIPSGPVVQVRDNNGKVREDSDTDGVVYYKGPLVVLVDRFSASASEIFAAAMQDYGRALIVGEPTFGKGTVQQYRSLNRIYDQMLRPEWPALGSVQYTIQKFYRINGGSTQRKGVTPDIMMPTGNEETETGEKFEDNALPWDSINAATFVKTGDMMPFGPELLKDHNDRIAKDPEFQYIAKDIARFNALKERRNIASLNYAQREKENEEDDATRLARINDRYKREGKPPLKKLDDLPKDYQEPDPYLDETVHIANDLANMEKDRPAVTPTASK, encoded by the coding sequence ATGAACAATTTTTTTAAGGTCACCGCGCTCGCTGGCATGCTAGTAATGGCAGGCCAGTCGTTCGCTGTGGACGATATTACACGTGCTAACCAGATTCCTGTTCTTAAGGAAGAGGCCCAGCATGCAACGGTAAGCGAGCGTGTCACGTCTCGCTTTACCCGTTCTCATTATCGCCAGTTCGATCTCGACAACGCGTTCTCGGCGAAAATTTTCGACCGCTTCCTTAACCTCCTGGACTACAGCCACAACGTGCTGCTGGCCAGCGATGTTTCCCAGTATGATGCCCGTAAATCGCAGGTCGGTGACGAACTGCGCAGTGGCAAACTGGATGTTTTCTACGATCTTTATAATCTGGCGCAAAAACGCCGCTTTGAGCGCTATCAATACGCGCTCAAAGTGCTAGAGCGTCCGATGGATTTTACCGGCAACGACACCTACAATCTTGACCGCACCAAATCACCGTGGCCAAAAGATGAAGCCGAGCTGAATGCGCTGTGGGATGGCAAAGTCAAATATGACGAACTGAGCCTGAAGCTTGCCGGTAAAGACGAAAAAGAAATTCGTGAAACGCTGACCCGTCGCTACAAGTTCGCGATTCGCCGTCTGGCTCAGACCAACAGCGAAGATGTGTTCTCTCTGGCGATGACCGCGTTTGCGCACGAAATCGATCCGCACACCAACTACCTTTCCCCGCGTAACACCGAACAATTCAATACCGAAATGAGCCTTTCTCTGGAAGGTATCGGTGCGGTGCTGCAAATGGACGACGACTACACCATGATTAATTCCATGGTGGCAGGCGGTCCTGCGGCGAAGAGTAAAGCCATTAGCGTTGGCGATCGTATCGTCGGCGTTGGCCAGACCGGTAAAGGAATGGTTGATGTTATTGGCTGGCGTCTGGATGACGTTGTCGCCTTGATCAAAGGGCCGAAGGGCAGCAAAGTGCGCCTGGAAATTCTGCCTGCCGGTAAAGGTACCAAAACCCGCACCATCACGCTGACTCGCGAGCGCATTCGCCTCGAAGACCGCGCCGTGAAGATGTCGGTGAAAAACGTCGGCAAAGAAAAAGTGGGCGTGCTGGATATCCCTGGTTTCTACGTGGGTCTGACCGATGATGTGAAGGTGCAGCTGCAGAAACTGGAAAAACAAAACGTCACCAGTGTCGTTATCGATCTGCGCAGCAACGGCGGCGGTGCACTGACCGAAGCGGTTTCGCTTTCTGGTCTGTTTATCCCGTCTGGCCCGGTTGTGCAGGTGCGTGATAACAATGGCAAGGTACGCGAAGACAGCGATACCGACGGCGTTGTGTATTACAAAGGCCCTCTGGTGGTGCTGGTAGACCGCTTCAGTGCGTCTGCATCTGAAATCTTCGCGGCGGCTATGCAGGACTACGGTCGTGCGCTGATTGTCGGTGAACCTACCTTTGGTAAAGGCACCGTGCAGCAGTATCGCTCCCTGAACCGCATCTACGATCAGATGCTGCGTCCTGAGTGGCCAGCGCTGGGTTCTGTGCAGTACACCATTCAGAAGTTCTACCGCATCAACGGCGGCAGTACTCAACGTAAAGGTGTGACGCCGGATATCATGATGCCAACTGGCAACGAAGAGACGGAAACCGGCGAGAAGTTTGAAGATAACGCTCTGCCGTGGGACAGCATCAATGCCGCGACCTTCGTCAAAACGGGCGATATGATGCCGTTTGGTCCTGAGCTGTTGAAAGACCACAATGACCGTATCGCAAAAGATCCGGAATTCCAGTACATCGCCAAAGATATTGCCCGTTTCAATGCGCTGAAAGAGCGCCGCAATATCGCCTCACTGAATTACGCACAGCGTGAGAAAGAGAATGAGGAAGATGACGCGACGCGCCTGGCCCGCATCAACGATCGTTATAAACGTGAAGGCAAGCCACCGCTGAAGAAACTGGACGATCTGCCGAAGGATTATCAGGAGCCCGATCCGTATCTGGATGAAACGGTCCATATCGCTAATGACCTGGCGAATATGGAAAAAGACCGGCCCGCGGTAACACCAACCGCCAGCAAATAA
- the htpX gene encoding protease HtpX: MMRIALFLMTNLAVMVVFGLVLSLTGIQSSSMTGLLIMALLFGFGGSIVSLLMSKWMALKSVGGEVIEQPRNETERWLMNTVAQQSRQAGIAMPQVAVYHAPDINAFATGARRDASLVAVSTGLLQNMSRDEAEAVIAHEISHIANGDMVTMTLIQGIVNTFVIFISRVIAQIAAGFLGGNRDEGESSNGNPLIYFAVATVLELVFGILASIITMWFSRHREFHADAGSAKLVGREKMIAALQRLKTSYEPQEASSMMAFCINGKAKSMSELFMTHPPLDKRIEALRSGEYLK, translated from the coding sequence ATGATGCGAATCGCGCTCTTCCTGATGACCAACCTGGCGGTTATGGTCGTGTTTGGGCTGGTGCTAAGCCTGACAGGAATTCAGTCTAGCAGCATGACAGGCCTGCTTATCATGGCGCTGCTTTTCGGTTTTGGTGGCTCGATTGTGTCGCTATTAATGTCGAAATGGATGGCGCTGAAATCGGTAGGTGGTGAGGTTATTGAACAGCCGCGCAATGAAACTGAGCGCTGGCTGATGAACACCGTCGCACAGCAGTCCCGTCAGGCGGGTATTGCCATGCCGCAGGTTGCGGTCTATCACGCGCCGGATATCAACGCCTTCGCGACCGGTGCACGCCGTGATGCGTCGTTGGTTGCCGTGAGTACTGGCCTGTTGCAGAACATGAGCCGTGACGAGGCCGAAGCCGTCATCGCGCACGAAATCAGCCACATCGCCAACGGTGACATGGTGACCATGACCCTGATTCAGGGCATTGTGAACACCTTTGTTATCTTTATTTCTCGCGTTATCGCGCAAATTGCAGCCGGTTTCCTGGGCGGCAACCGCGATGAAGGTGAAAGCAGCAACGGTAATCCGCTGATTTACTTTGCGGTAGCGACCGTGCTGGAGCTGGTATTTGGTATTCTTGCCAGCATCATCACCATGTGGTTCTCCCGTCATCGTGAGTTCCACGCCGATGCCGGTTCAGCCAAACTGGTGGGCCGCGAGAAAATGATTGCGGCGCTGCAGCGCCTTAAAACCAGTTACGAGCCGCAGGAAGCCAGCAGCATGATGGCGTTTTGTATCAACGGTAAAGCGAAATCCATGAGCGAACTGTTCATGACGCACCCACCGCTGGACAAACGTATCGAAGCGCTGCGCAGCGGCGAGTATCTGAAATAA
- a CDS encoding GAF domain-containing protein, producing MSESEFYADLNRDFQALMAGETSFLATLSNTSALLYERLTDVNWAGFYLLEGETLVLGPFQGKIACVRIPVGRGVCGTAVSENRVQRVEDVHAFAGHIACDAASNSEIVLPLVVNGKIIGVLDIDSPEYSRFSTEDEQGLRELVDHLEKLLAATDYHKYFQPVAG from the coding sequence ATGAGCGAATCAGAGTTTTACGCGGATCTTAACCGTGATTTTCAGGCATTAATGGCAGGTGAAACCAGTTTTTTAGCCACACTCTCTAATACCAGCGCGCTGTTGTATGAGCGTCTGACCGACGTTAACTGGGCCGGTTTTTATCTGCTCGAGGGCGAAACGCTGGTTCTGGGTCCGTTCCAGGGCAAAATTGCCTGCGTTCGTATCCCGGTCGGTCGTGGCGTTTGCGGCACGGCGGTGTCGGAAAATCGCGTACAGCGTGTGGAAGACGTCCACGCCTTTGCCGGTCATATCGCCTGTGACGCGGCAAGCAACTCCGAAATCGTGCTCCCTCTGGTGGTTAACGGAAAAATTATCGGCGTGCTGGATATCGACAGCCCAGAGTATTCCCGCTTCAGTACTGAAGATGAACAGGGGCTCCGTGAGCTGGTTGATCACCTTGAAAAGCTGCTTGCGGCCACCGATTATCACAAATACTTTCAGCCTGTCGCAGGATAA
- the proQ gene encoding RNA chaperone ProQ, whose protein sequence is MENQPKLNSSKEVIAFLAERFPQCFSAEGEARPLKIGIFQDLVTRVEGEMNLSKTQLRSALRLYTSSWRYLYGIKAGATRVDLDGNPCGELDEQHVTHARQQLEEAKARVQAQRAEQQAKKREAAIAAGEPVDAPRRERKPRPAAPRKEAGANKPRPAAKPAAAKAPRPAREERLTPVSDISELSVGQSLKVKAGNNAMDATVLEITKDGVRVQLTSGMSMIVRTEHLMF, encoded by the coding sequence ATGGAAAATCAACCTAAGTTGAATAGCAGTAAAGAAGTTATCGCATTTCTGGCCGAACGATTCCCACAGTGTTTCAGCGCTGAAGGTGAAGCACGCCCACTGAAAATTGGTATTTTTCAGGATCTGGTAACACGCGTTGAGGGTGAAATGAACCTCAGCAAAACCCAGCTTCGTTCCGCCTTACGTCTTTATACGTCCAGCTGGCGCTATCTGTACGGCATCAAAGCGGGTGCAACCCGTGTTGATCTCGACGGAAACCCGTGCGGCGAGCTGGATGAGCAGCATGTGACTCACGCGCGTCAGCAGCTTGAAGAAGCGAAGGCCCGTGTGCAGGCACAGCGTGCAGAACAGCAGGCTAAAAAACGTGAAGCTGCCATTGCGGCAGGTGAGCCGGTTGATGCCCCACGTCGTGAGCGCAAACCGCGTCCAGCTGCCCCACGCAAAGAGGCTGGCGCGAATAAACCGCGTCCAGCTGCTAAACCTGCGGCGGCAAAAGCACCACGTCCAGCACGTGAAGAGCGTCTTACCCCGGTATCTGACATTTCTGAGCTGAGCGTTGGCCAGTCTCTGAAAGTCAAAGCGGGTAACAACGCAATGGACGCCACTGTACTGGAAATCACCAAAGATGGCGTTCGTGTACAGCTGACTTCTGGTATGTCAATGATTGTACGCACAGAACACTTGATGTTCTGA